Proteins from one Panicum virgatum strain AP13 chromosome 7K, P.virgatum_v5, whole genome shotgun sequence genomic window:
- the LOC120642416 gene encoding F-box protein At1g47056-like: MGLSPSSLSKSSTNSPPRRSRSLSPMAPPPQPRATVPVMVAAGGSGSSSASSSCLFAPPARDYTQDLPDEILALVFASLSPADRSACSLACARWKEVDAATRHRLSLDARAGLGHAAPALFARFAAVTKLALRSARGSGAGSLADDGAAAVAAALPSDRLGRLKLRGLRQLSDTGLSSLAAAAPALRKLSVASCTFGPKAFVAVLQACPLLEDLSVKRLRGLPDTAGAASAITEEIKFPHALSLRSVCLKDLYSALCFVPLVASSPNLRTLKILRCSGAWDLPLEVITVRAPGLVELHLEKLQVGDRGLAALSACRNLEVLFLVKTPECTDSGIISVAEKCHKLRKLHIDGWRTNRIGDFGLMAVARGCPDLQELVLIGVNPTVLSLRMLGEHCRALERLALCGCETVGDAEIICLAERCAALKKLCIKGCPVSDRGMEALNGGCPSLVKVKLKRCRGVSYECVESLKVTRGESFSISLDIVLEPDAGSASENGVQETGQAQITELTDQMAGMDLPTNAAGAQSSTNTINRVRSVVTAIRRRFGHPQSQ; the protein is encoded by the coding sequence ATGGgcctctccccctcctccctctccaaaTCCAGCACCAActccccgccgcgccgcagcaGGTCGCTCTCcccgatggcgccgccgccgcagccgcgggCGACCGTGCCCGTGATGGTCGCCGCGGGGGGCAGCGgcagctcctccgcctcctcctcctgcctgTTCGCCCCGCCCGCGCGGGACTACACGCAGGACCTGCCGGACGAGATCCTCGCGCTCGTCTTCGCGTCGCTCTCGCCCGCGGACCGCAGCGCCTGCTCCCTCGCCTGCGCGCGCTGGAAGGAGGTCGACGCCGCCAcgcgccaccgcctctccctcGACGCGCGGGCCGGGCTCGGCCACGCCGCGCCCGCCCTCTTCGCGCGGTTCGCGGCCGTCACCAAGCTCGCGCTCCGGAGCGCGCggggctccggcgccggcagcctcgccgacgacggcgccgcggcggtggccgctGCGCTGCCCTCGGACCGCCTCGGCAGGCTCAAGCTCCGCGGGCTGCGGCAGCTGTCTGACACGGGGCTGtcctcgctcgccgccgccgcgccggctctCCGCAAGCTCTCTGTTGCTTCCTGCACCTTCGGGCCCAAGGCCTTCGTCGCCGTGCTTCAGGCCTGCCCGCTCCTCGAGGACCTCTCCGTCAAGCGCCTCCGCGGCCTACCAGACACGGCTGGTGCCGCTAGTGCCATTACTGAGGAGATCAAATTTCCACATGCGTTATCCCTGCGTTCAGTTTGCCTAAAGGATCTATACAGCGCACTGTGCTTTGTGCCGCTTGTGGCGTCCTCGCCGAACCTCCGCACGCTCAAGATTCTGCGGTGCTCCGGCGCCTGGGACCTGCCATTGGAGGTCATCACTGTGCGTGCTCCTGGTCTTGTTGAGCTTCACCTTGAGAAGCTCCAGGTGGGTGACCGTGGCCTAGCTGCGCTCTCGGCCTGCAGAAATCTGGAGGTGCTGTTCCTTGTCAAGACCCCTGAGTGCACTGACTCGGGCATCATCAGTGTTGCTGAAAAGTGCCACAAACTCCGCAAGCTGCATATTGATGGATGGCGCACAAACCGAATTGGGGATTTCGGACTCATGGCTGTGGCACGAGGATGTCCGGACCTGCAGGAGCTTGTCTTGATTGGGGTCAACCCCACTGTGTTGAGCCTCAGGATGCTTGGTGAGCACTGTCGTGCATTGGAGCGGCTTGCGCTTTGTGGGTGTGAAACTGTAGGGGATGCGGAGATCATTTGCCTGGCTGAGCGATGTGCTGCGCTCAAGAAGCTCTGCATCAAGGGATGCCCGGTGTCAGATCGTGGGATGGAAGCACTGAATGGGGGCTGCCCCAGTTTAGTCAAGGTGAAGCTGAAGAGATGCCGTGGAGTGTCCTATGAGTGCGTCGAGAGTCTGAAGGTTACCAGGGGGGAATCATTTTCGATCAGCTTGGATATTGTGTTGGAGCCTGATGCTGGGAGTGCTAGTGAAAATGGTGTCCAGGAGACAGGCCAGGCACAAATCACCGAGCTGACCGATCAGATGGCTGGCATGGACCTTCCAACCAATGCTGCTGGAGCACAATCATCGACAAATACTATTAACAGGGTGAGGAGTGTCGTGACAGCGATCCGGCGTCGGTTTGGGCACCCTCAATCACAGTGA